In one Silene latifolia isolate original U9 population chromosome 10, ASM4854445v1, whole genome shotgun sequence genomic region, the following are encoded:
- the LOC141604862 gene encoding biotin--protein ligase 1, chloroplastic-like, which produces MESEPLTLLLAGKSTAEIELASSLLSNNSLKLSDHANLLLHLHSDDDTTDETPSFDVNSYFNSLSASRFGRFLLWSSRLPSTHDVVSQNFGELPIGAVCVADVQFKGRGRSTNVWESPRGCLMFSYTIEMEDGRIVPLVQYVASLAFTEAIKDICSKNGLPQLEVKIKWPNDLYLNGLKVGGILCTSTYRAKKFNISVGIGVNVDNRQPTTCLNERLQELTSNAFQLRREDILGSFFEKFETFFQKLITQGFHPMEELYYQTWLHSGQRVIIQDTCDGQTIDSVVTIQGLTSTGYLMALGDDGQMCELHPDGNSLDFFKGLVRHKLS; this is translated from the exons ATGGAATCTGAACCGCTCACTCTACTCCTCGCCGGAAAATCAACGGCCGAGATTGAACTTGCTTCATCTCTTCTCTCCAATAACTCCCTCAAACTCTCTGATCACGCTAACCTTCTCCTTCACCTTCACTCCGATGACGATACAACCGATGAAACGCCGTCGTTTGATGTCAACTCTTACTTCAATTCTCTCTCCGCGTCGCGTTTCGGTCGATTTCTCCTCTGGTCTTCTCGATTGCCTTCTACGCACGACGTCGTTTCTCA AAATTTCGGCGAGCTTCCTATAGGAGCAGTCTGTGTGGCCGATGTTCAATTTAAAGGACGAG GACGGTCAACAAATGTTTGGGAATCTCCGCGAGGTTGTCTTATGTTTTCATATACAATAGAGATGGAGGATGGCCGAATAGTGCCTTTGGTACAATATGTAGCTTCACTTGCTTTTACAGAGGCGATAAAAGATATATGCTCTAAAAAT GGCTTGCCTCAGCTGGAGGTGAAAATAAAGTGGCCGAATGACCTTTATCTGAATGGCCTTAAAGTTGGTGGCATTTTGTGCACCTCGACTTATAGAGCAAAGAAATTCAATATTAGTGTGG GCATAGGTGTCAATGTAGATAACAGACAACCAACAACTTGCTTGAATGAAAGGTTACAAGAATTAACCTCAAATGCTTTCCAACTGCGCAGAGAAGACATTTTAGGTTCCTTCTTTGAAAAGTTTGAGACATTTTTTCAGAAATTGATAACCCAAG GTTTCCACCCAATGGAGGAACTTTACTACCAGACATGGTTACATAG TGGACAAAGAGTTATTATACAGGATACTTGTGACGGACAGACTATTGATAGTGTTGTTACTATTCAG GGACTGACTTCCACGGGATATTTAATGGCACTTGGAGATGACGGTCAAATGTGTGAGCTTCACCCTGATGGCAATAG CCTTGACTTCTTCAAAGGACTAGTCAGACATAAGTTAAGTTGA